From a single Cotesia glomerata isolate CgM1 linkage group LG6, MPM_Cglom_v2.3, whole genome shotgun sequence genomic region:
- the LOC123268144 gene encoding disco-interacting protein 2 isoform X10, translating into MAEFNIDIGKLPEDVREKLAELELELSEGDITQKGYEKKRTRLLQQYATKQIGGRLVPGGIANPPGSGSSVGNTGASTNSAAAVRRGNRRLTRNESRYHSEVRQEAVQQALAAMQSRPKPSLPMPSKRTSVMARSPDRERQDSGESSSDEDSVVTAESPGAGGPTGTGLSDTSSTGSARDTPPPPRPPARRPPPADITDIAEYTPHAYCNIQPPDVTHTTQSRRPGADRVNRYHVVEENNTGTTGRWKVSAKIQQLLNTLKRPKRRPLPEFYEDDDIELEIAANPKDPNAPKPEGGIMTSAIGEQLSVPSGLPRSLEAAIQRYGSATYKAPAATVLDPNGKLCVTLTYGKLLSRSHKIAYTLLNKALSRNVGECCLKPGDRIALVYPNNDPISFMCAFYGCLQAGIVPVPIEVPLTRRDAGSQQIGFLLGSCGIQVALTSEACLKGLPKTAAGEVVAFKGWPKLHWFVTEHLGKFPKDWLPPPRLTDDTPAYIEYTTDKDGSVMGVTVTRAAMLAHCRALTMACGYTEGENAVCVLDFKREVGLWHSTLTSVLNGMHVIFIPYALMKVNPASWMQMITKHRASVAVVKSRDLHWGLLATKDHKDISLSSVRLLLVADGANPWSLSSCDQFLSVFQSKGLRPDAVCPCASSSEALTVSIRRPGRAGVNATGRGVLSMSGLSYGVVRVDQENSLTSLTLQDCGQVMPGTVVVVIKMEGQPFICKTDEVGEICVHSSATASQYWGLQGLTNNTFKVSPLQPDGTTVGDAEYARSGLLGFLGPGGLIFVCGSRDGLMTVTGRKHNADDIIATVLAVEPMKFIYRGRIAVFSVRVLRDERICVVAEQRPDCSEEESFQWMSRVLQAVDSIHAVGIYCLALVPPNYLPKTPLGGIHLSETKRRFLEGTLHPANVLLCPHTCVTNLPKPREVHSAGDSVSDVGPASVMVGNIVQGNRLASAQGRDLGVLDEDSDNAKKYQFISEILRWRAVSTSDHIIFTSLNAKGAVATSLSCSQLHKKAERIGNLLLDRGRINTGDHVALIFPPGTDLICAFYGCLYVGAVPVTIRPPHPQNLQTTLPTVRMIVDVSKSVLVLTNQNLLKLLKTKEANNVVDIKSWPMVLDMDDMPKKKLPVLYRAPTAEMLAYLDFSVSTTGMLAGIKMSHAAVTSLCRAMKLACELYPSRHIALCLDPYSGLGFALWCLSSIYSGHHSILIPPSEVEANPALWLSAVSQSRVRDTFCSYGVMELCTKGLGSSVHALKARGVSLACVRTCVVVAEERPRIALTTSFSKLFSALGLSPRAVSTSFGCRVNTAICLQGASSPEPSTVYVDLRALRNDRVSLVERGSPHSLCLMESGKLLPGVKVIIANPETKGQCGDSHLGEIWVQSSHNASGYFTIYGDESDYADHFNARLVTGNTGEVYARTGYLGFLRRTECVQQSAVGDIPGDNISADVDIVPGDAELHDAVFVVGALDEAILLRGMRYHPIDIENSVMRCHKKIAECAVFTWTNLLVVVVELNGSESEALDLVALVTSAVLEEHHLVVGVVVVVDPGVVPINSRGEKQRMHLRDGFLADQLDPIYVAYNM; encoded by the exons gagATATAACGCAAAAAGGTTATGAGAAAAAACGGACTCGTCTTCTACAACAATATGCCACAAAACAAATTG GAGGCCGGCTAGTACCTGGGGGCATTGCCAATCCTCCGGGATCTGGCAGCTCAGTAGGGAACACTGGAGCTAGCACAAATTCAGCTGCCGCTGTGAGACGCGGAAATCGCAGGCTCACGCGAAATGAGAGCCGATATCACTCTG AAGTCCGGCAGGAAGCGGTGCAGCAAGCCTTGGCAGCAATGCAAAGTAGACCAAAGCCTTCACTTCCAATGCCATCAAAAAGAACATCCGTGATGGCAAGAAGTCCTGACCGAGAACGTCAAGACAGTGGAGAGTCTAGCAGCGACGAAGACAGTGTTGTAACAGCAGAATCACCAGGTGCTGGTGGTCCCACCGGAACAGGTCTTTCGGATACAAGCAGCACTGGTTCAGCACGAGACACACCACCGCCACCTCGACCACCAGCTAGAAGACCACCACCAGCTGACATCACTGACATTGCCGAGTATACTCCGCACGCCTACTGTAATATTCAACCACCGGATGTGACTCACACAACGCAGTCAAGAAGACCCGGCGCTGACCGCGTTAATCGGTACCATGtagttgaagaaaataatacaGGAACAACGGGACGTTGGAAAGTATCTGCTAAAATTCAACAGCTTTTAAATACACTAAAAAGACCTAAAAGAAGACCCTTACCAGAATTTTATGAAGACGACGATATTGAATTGGAAATAGCTGCTAATCCAAAAGATCCAAATGCTCCTAAACCAGAAGGGGGAATAATGACTTCTGCTATTGGAGAACAACTGTCAGTACCATCCGGTTTGCCAAGATCATTAGAAGCTGCTATTCAAAG GTATGGTTCAGCAACATACAAAGCTCCAGCGGCAACAGTTTTGGATCCAAATGGGAAGCTCTGTGTGACTCTTACCTACGGAAAATTGTTGAGTCGATCGCACAAAATAGCCTATACACTATTAAATAAAGCCCTAAGTCGGAACGTTGGTGAATGCTGTCTGAAGCCCGGTGATCGAATCGCCCTTGTCTATCCGAACAACGATCCTATTAGCTTTATGTGTGCATTCTATGGTTGTCTTCAAGCCGGAATAGTTCCAGTACCAATTGAGGTACCGCTGACCCGTCGTGATGCTGGCTCTCAGCAAATTGGCTTTCTCCTCGGCAGCTGCGGTATACAGGTGGCACTGACCAGCGAGGCGTGTCTCAAAGGCTTACCGAAGACTGCTGCTGGTGAGGTCGTTGCCTTCAAG gGTTGGCCAAAATTACATTGGTTTGTTACTGAACATTTAGGAAAATTTCCAAAAGATTGGTTACCACCTCCCCGATTAACCGATGATACCCCGGCGTATATTGAATACACAACAGACAAAGATGGTTCTGTGATGGGCGTTACAGTGACGAGAGCTGCTATGCTTGCACACTGTCGTGCACTAACAATGGCCTGCGGCTATACCGAGGGTGAAAATGCAGTCTGTGTGCTAGACTTCAAACGAGAAGTTGGACTGTGGCACAGCACTTTAACAAGTGTCCTCAATGGAATGCATGTCATTTTTATACCTTATGCTTTAATGAAAGTTAACCCAGCAAGTTGGATGCAAATGATAACTAAGCACCGTGCAAGTGTTGCTGTTGTTAAGTCTCGAGATCTTCACTGGGGTCTTTTAGCGACCAAAGATCACAAAGATATATCTTTGTCTTCTGTGAGATTACTACTAGTGGCCGATGGTGCTAATCCATGGTCACTTTCCTCTTGCGACCAATTTCTTTCTGTTTTCCAATCTAAAGGTCTTCGACCTGACGCCGTATGCCCTTGTGCTTCATCTAGCGAGGCTCTGACAGTTTCTATTAGACGGCCAGGACGAGCTGGCGTTAATGCAACCGGTCGTGGAGTCCTTTCAATGTCCGGTTTAAGTTACGGCGTCGTACGGGTCGATCAAGAAAATTCTCTTACCTCTTTAACACTTCAAGACTGCGGACAAGTTATGCCCGGAA ctGTTGTTGTAGTAATAAAAATGGAAGGCCAACCATTTATCTGTAAAACAGACGAAGTCGGAGAAATATGTGTACACAGCTCTGCAACAGCAAGTCAATACTGGGGATTACAGGGTTTAACGAACAATACTTTCAAAGTATCGCCATTGCAGCCTGATGGAACCACTGTAGGTGATGCTGAGTATGCACGTTCTGGCCTACTAGGTTTTCTTGGTCCTGGTGGTTTAATCTTTGTTTGCGGGTCACGTGATGGCCTAATGACCGTCACAGGGCGAAAACATAATGCTGACGACATAATTGCCACTGTTTTAGCGGTAGAGCCTATGAAATTTATATACCGCGGAAGAATAGCTGTTTTTAGTGTACGAGTTTTAAGAGATGAAAGAATATGTGTCGTCGCTGAACAACGGCCTGACTGTAGCGAGGAAgag agtTTCCAATGGATGTCACGGGTACTTCAAGCTGTTGATTCTATTCATGCCGTTGGAATCTATTGTCTTGCTTTGGTACCTCCAAATTATTTACCTAAGACACCTCTCGGCGGCATTCATTTATCTGAAACTAAGAGACGTTTTCTAGAAGGAACTTTACATCCAGCGAATGTTTTATTGTGCCCTCATACTTGTGTCACCAATTTACCAAAACCACGTGAAGTTCATTCAG CGGGGGATTCTGTTTCAGATGTTGGTCCAGCAAGTGTTATGGTGGGCAATATTGTTCAGGGTAATCGGCTTGCATCAGCTCAAGGACGAGATTTAGGGGTTCTCGATGAAGATAGCGACAATGCgaaaaag TATCAGTTTATTTCGGAAATTCTTCGATGGCGTGCTGTTAGTACTTCAGATCATATAATTTTCACATCATTAAACGCCAAAGGAGCCGTGGCAACGTCTCTTTCATGCTCTCAACTTCATAAAAAAGCTGAGCGAATTGGTAATCTTTTATTGGATCGTGGAAGAATCAATACTGGAGACCATGTAGCTCTAATATTTCCACCTGGAACTGATTTAATTTGTGCTTTCTATGGTTGTCTTTATGTCGGAGCTGTTCCTGTAACTATAAGGCCTCCTCATCCACAAAATTTACAAACAACACTGCCGACTGTACGCATGATCGTCGATGTCAGCAAATCTGTACTTGTTCTCACCAACCAAAATTTACTCAAATTGCTCAAGACTAAg GAAGCTAATAATGTAGTTGACATCAAAAGCTGGCCAATGGTTCTCGACATGGATGATATGCCAAAAAAGAAACTGCCAGTTTTGTACCGAGCACCTACTGCTGAAATGCTTGCCTATTTGGACTTTAGTGTTTCGACAACGGGGATGTTAGCCGGTATCAAAATGTCACATGCTGCCGTCACTTCACTTTGCCGTGCTATGAAATTGGCTTGTGAATTATATCCATCACGGCATATTGCTCTCTGCTTGGATCCATATTCAGGACTGGGATTTGCCCTTTGGTGTCTCAGTAGTATATACAGTGGTCATCATTCAATTCTGATACCACCATCAGAA GTTGAAGCTAATCCGGCTCTGTGGTTATCAGCAGTCAGCCAATCAAGAGTTAGGGATACATTTTGTTCCTATGGAGTCATGGAACTTTGTACAAAAGGCTTAGGCTCATCGGTTCACGCTTTAAAAGCACGCGGTGTTAGTCTTGCATGCGTGAGAACTTGCGTTGTTGTGGCTGAAGAAAGACCAAGGATTGCTCTTACTACCAGTTtcagtaaattattttctgcTCTTGGACTCAGTCCACGCGCTGTTTCAACGTCGTTTGGTTGTCGAGTCAACACTGCTATTTGTCTACag ggTGCATCGAGTCCAGAACCATCGACGGTTTATGTAGATCTCCGAGCACTTCGTAACGATCGAGTTTCTCTAGTAGAACGTGGAAGTCCTCATTCTCTTTGTTTAATGGAATCTGGAAAACTTTTACCGGGCGTCAAAGTAATAATTGCAAATCCTGAAACAAAAGGTCAATGTGGTGATTCACATTTAGGAGAAATCTGGGTACAATCATCTCATAATGCCAGCGGTTACTTTACTATTTATGGCGATGAAAGTGATTACGCCGATCATTTTAATGCTCGTTTAGTCACTGGGAATACTGGTGAAGTGTACGCAAGAACTGGCTATCTTGGTTTCTTAAGGCGTACTGAATGTGTTCAACAATCAGCTGTTGGTGATATACCTGGTGATAATATAAGTGCTGATGTTGACATTGTCCCAGGTGACGCTGAACTACATGACGCTGTTTTTGTTGTTGGTGCTCTTGACGAAGCAATTTTATTACGAGGCATGCGTTATCATCCTATTGACATTGAGAACAGTGTAATGCggtgtcataaaaaaattgcagaatg TGCTGTGTTTACGTGGACTAATTTACTTGTCGTCGTTGTTGAACTAAATGGAAGTGAGAGCGAAGCTTTGGATCTCGTTGCTCTTGTAACTAGTGCCGTTTTGGAAGAACATCATTTGGTTGTTGGTGTTGTCGTAGTCGTTGATCCCGGCGTGGTGCCAATCAATTCACGGGGTGAAAAACAGAGGATGCATTTACGTGATGGATTTTTAGCAGATCAACTAGATCCCATTTATGTAGCATATAACATGTGA
- the LOC123268144 gene encoding disco-interacting protein 2 isoform X7, whose protein sequence is MAEFNIDIGKLPEDVREKLAELELELSEGDITQKGYEKKRTRLLQQYATKQIAGGGTGSGGGGPSDSGGDRTSYGSGGVGGRPQPRARRTQRRVTHSEKRYHSGGRLVPGGIANPPGSGSSVGNTGASTNSAAAVRRGNRRLTRNESRYHSEVRQEAVQQALAAMQSRPKPSLPMPSKRTSVMARSPDRERQDSGESSSDEDSVVTAESPGAGGPTGTGLSDTSSTGSARDTPPPPRPPARRPPPADITDIAEYTPHAYCNIQPPDVTHTTQSRRPGADRVNRYHVVEENNTGTTGRWKVSAKIQQLLNTLKRPKRRPLPEFYEDDDIELEIAANPKDPNAPKPEGGIMTSAIGEQLSVPSGLPRSLEAAIQRYGSATYKAPAATVLDPNGKLCVTLTYGKLLSRSHKIAYTLLNKALSRNVGECCLKPGDRIALVYPNNDPISFMCAFYGCLQAGIVPVPIEVPLTRRDAGSQQIGFLLGSCGIQVALTSEACLKGLPKTAAGEVVAFKGWPKLHWFVTEHLGKFPKDWLPPPRLTDDTPAYIEYTTDKDGSVMGVTVTRAAMLAHCRALTMACGYTEGENAVCVLDFKREVGLWHSTLTSVLNGMHVIFIPYALMKVNPASWMQMITKHRASVAVVKSRDLHWGLLATKDHKDISLSSVRLLLVADGANPWSLSSCDQFLSVFQSKGLRPDAVCPCASSSEALTVSIRRPGRAGVNATGRGVLSMSGLSYGVVRVDQENSLTSLTLQDCGQVMPGTVVVVIKMEGQPFICKTDEVGEICVHSSATASQYWGLQGLTNNTFKVSPLQPDGTTVGDAEYARSGLLGFLGPGGLIFVCGSRDGLMTVTGRKHNADDIIATVLAVEPMKFIYRGRIAVFSVRVLRDERICVVAEQRPDCSEEESFQWMSRVLQAVDSIHAVGIYCLALVPPNYLPKTPLGGIHLSETKRRFLEGTLHPANVLLCPHTCVTNLPKPREVHSAGDSVSDVGPASVMVGNIVQGNRLASAQGRDLGVLDEDSDNAKKYQFISEILRWRAVSTSDHIIFTSLNAKGAVATSLSCSQLHKKAERIGNLLLDRGRINTGDHVALIFPPGTDLICAFYGCLYVGAVPVTIRPPHPQNLQTTLPTVRMIVDVSKSVLVLTNQNLLKLLKTKEANNVVDIKSWPMVLDMDDMPKKKLPVLYRAPTAEMLAYLDFSVSTTGMLAGIKMSHAAVTSLCRAMKLACELYPSRHIALCLDPYSGLGFALWCLSSIYSGHHSILIPPSEVEANPALWLSAVSQSRVRDTFCSYGVMELCTKGLGSSVHALKARGVSLACVRTCVVVAEERPRIALTTSFSKLFSALGLSPRAVSTSFGCRVNTAICLQGASSPEPSTVYVDLRALRNDRVSLVERGSPHSLCLMESGKLLPGVKVIIANPETKGQCGDSHLGEIWVQSSHNASGYFTIYGDESDYADHFNARLVTGNTGEVYARTGYLGFLRRTECVQQSAVGDIPGDNISADVDIVPGDAELHDAVFVVGALDEAILLRGMRYHPIDIENSVMRCHKKIAECAVFTWTNLLVVVVELNGSESEALDLVALVTSAVLEEHHLVVGVVVVVDPGVVPINSRGEKQRMHLRDGFLADQLDPIYVAYNM, encoded by the exons gagATATAACGCAAAAAGGTTATGAGAAAAAACGGACTCGTCTTCTACAACAATATGCCACAAAACAAATTG CAGGAGGTGGAACCGGATCTGGCGGTGGTGGTCCAAGTGATAGCGGGGGTGATAGAACGAGTTATGGAAGTGGTGGTGTTGGTGGACGCCCACAACCACGTGCAAGACGAACCCAACGTCGAGTCACACACTCTGAAAAACGTTATCACTCAG GAGGCCGGCTAGTACCTGGGGGCATTGCCAATCCTCCGGGATCTGGCAGCTCAGTAGGGAACACTGGAGCTAGCACAAATTCAGCTGCCGCTGTGAGACGCGGAAATCGCAGGCTCACGCGAAATGAGAGCCGATATCACTCTG AAGTCCGGCAGGAAGCGGTGCAGCAAGCCTTGGCAGCAATGCAAAGTAGACCAAAGCCTTCACTTCCAATGCCATCAAAAAGAACATCCGTGATGGCAAGAAGTCCTGACCGAGAACGTCAAGACAGTGGAGAGTCTAGCAGCGACGAAGACAGTGTTGTAACAGCAGAATCACCAGGTGCTGGTGGTCCCACCGGAACAGGTCTTTCGGATACAAGCAGCACTGGTTCAGCACGAGACACACCACCGCCACCTCGACCACCAGCTAGAAGACCACCACCAGCTGACATCACTGACATTGCCGAGTATACTCCGCACGCCTACTGTAATATTCAACCACCGGATGTGACTCACACAACGCAGTCAAGAAGACCCGGCGCTGACCGCGTTAATCGGTACCATGtagttgaagaaaataatacaGGAACAACGGGACGTTGGAAAGTATCTGCTAAAATTCAACAGCTTTTAAATACACTAAAAAGACCTAAAAGAAGACCCTTACCAGAATTTTATGAAGACGACGATATTGAATTGGAAATAGCTGCTAATCCAAAAGATCCAAATGCTCCTAAACCAGAAGGGGGAATAATGACTTCTGCTATTGGAGAACAACTGTCAGTACCATCCGGTTTGCCAAGATCATTAGAAGCTGCTATTCAAAG GTATGGTTCAGCAACATACAAAGCTCCAGCGGCAACAGTTTTGGATCCAAATGGGAAGCTCTGTGTGACTCTTACCTACGGAAAATTGTTGAGTCGATCGCACAAAATAGCCTATACACTATTAAATAAAGCCCTAAGTCGGAACGTTGGTGAATGCTGTCTGAAGCCCGGTGATCGAATCGCCCTTGTCTATCCGAACAACGATCCTATTAGCTTTATGTGTGCATTCTATGGTTGTCTTCAAGCCGGAATAGTTCCAGTACCAATTGAGGTACCGCTGACCCGTCGTGATGCTGGCTCTCAGCAAATTGGCTTTCTCCTCGGCAGCTGCGGTATACAGGTGGCACTGACCAGCGAGGCGTGTCTCAAAGGCTTACCGAAGACTGCTGCTGGTGAGGTCGTTGCCTTCAAG gGTTGGCCAAAATTACATTGGTTTGTTACTGAACATTTAGGAAAATTTCCAAAAGATTGGTTACCACCTCCCCGATTAACCGATGATACCCCGGCGTATATTGAATACACAACAGACAAAGATGGTTCTGTGATGGGCGTTACAGTGACGAGAGCTGCTATGCTTGCACACTGTCGTGCACTAACAATGGCCTGCGGCTATACCGAGGGTGAAAATGCAGTCTGTGTGCTAGACTTCAAACGAGAAGTTGGACTGTGGCACAGCACTTTAACAAGTGTCCTCAATGGAATGCATGTCATTTTTATACCTTATGCTTTAATGAAAGTTAACCCAGCAAGTTGGATGCAAATGATAACTAAGCACCGTGCAAGTGTTGCTGTTGTTAAGTCTCGAGATCTTCACTGGGGTCTTTTAGCGACCAAAGATCACAAAGATATATCTTTGTCTTCTGTGAGATTACTACTAGTGGCCGATGGTGCTAATCCATGGTCACTTTCCTCTTGCGACCAATTTCTTTCTGTTTTCCAATCTAAAGGTCTTCGACCTGACGCCGTATGCCCTTGTGCTTCATCTAGCGAGGCTCTGACAGTTTCTATTAGACGGCCAGGACGAGCTGGCGTTAATGCAACCGGTCGTGGAGTCCTTTCAATGTCCGGTTTAAGTTACGGCGTCGTACGGGTCGATCAAGAAAATTCTCTTACCTCTTTAACACTTCAAGACTGCGGACAAGTTATGCCCGGAA ctGTTGTTGTAGTAATAAAAATGGAAGGCCAACCATTTATCTGTAAAACAGACGAAGTCGGAGAAATATGTGTACACAGCTCTGCAACAGCAAGTCAATACTGGGGATTACAGGGTTTAACGAACAATACTTTCAAAGTATCGCCATTGCAGCCTGATGGAACCACTGTAGGTGATGCTGAGTATGCACGTTCTGGCCTACTAGGTTTTCTTGGTCCTGGTGGTTTAATCTTTGTTTGCGGGTCACGTGATGGCCTAATGACCGTCACAGGGCGAAAACATAATGCTGACGACATAATTGCCACTGTTTTAGCGGTAGAGCCTATGAAATTTATATACCGCGGAAGAATAGCTGTTTTTAGTGTACGAGTTTTAAGAGATGAAAGAATATGTGTCGTCGCTGAACAACGGCCTGACTGTAGCGAGGAAgag agtTTCCAATGGATGTCACGGGTACTTCAAGCTGTTGATTCTATTCATGCCGTTGGAATCTATTGTCTTGCTTTGGTACCTCCAAATTATTTACCTAAGACACCTCTCGGCGGCATTCATTTATCTGAAACTAAGAGACGTTTTCTAGAAGGAACTTTACATCCAGCGAATGTTTTATTGTGCCCTCATACTTGTGTCACCAATTTACCAAAACCACGTGAAGTTCATTCAG CGGGGGATTCTGTTTCAGATGTTGGTCCAGCAAGTGTTATGGTGGGCAATATTGTTCAGGGTAATCGGCTTGCATCAGCTCAAGGACGAGATTTAGGGGTTCTCGATGAAGATAGCGACAATGCgaaaaag TATCAGTTTATTTCGGAAATTCTTCGATGGCGTGCTGTTAGTACTTCAGATCATATAATTTTCACATCATTAAACGCCAAAGGAGCCGTGGCAACGTCTCTTTCATGCTCTCAACTTCATAAAAAAGCTGAGCGAATTGGTAATCTTTTATTGGATCGTGGAAGAATCAATACTGGAGACCATGTAGCTCTAATATTTCCACCTGGAACTGATTTAATTTGTGCTTTCTATGGTTGTCTTTATGTCGGAGCTGTTCCTGTAACTATAAGGCCTCCTCATCCACAAAATTTACAAACAACACTGCCGACTGTACGCATGATCGTCGATGTCAGCAAATCTGTACTTGTTCTCACCAACCAAAATTTACTCAAATTGCTCAAGACTAAg GAAGCTAATAATGTAGTTGACATCAAAAGCTGGCCAATGGTTCTCGACATGGATGATATGCCAAAAAAGAAACTGCCAGTTTTGTACCGAGCACCTACTGCTGAAATGCTTGCCTATTTGGACTTTAGTGTTTCGACAACGGGGATGTTAGCCGGTATCAAAATGTCACATGCTGCCGTCACTTCACTTTGCCGTGCTATGAAATTGGCTTGTGAATTATATCCATCACGGCATATTGCTCTCTGCTTGGATCCATATTCAGGACTGGGATTTGCCCTTTGGTGTCTCAGTAGTATATACAGTGGTCATCATTCAATTCTGATACCACCATCAGAA GTTGAAGCTAATCCGGCTCTGTGGTTATCAGCAGTCAGCCAATCAAGAGTTAGGGATACATTTTGTTCCTATGGAGTCATGGAACTTTGTACAAAAGGCTTAGGCTCATCGGTTCACGCTTTAAAAGCACGCGGTGTTAGTCTTGCATGCGTGAGAACTTGCGTTGTTGTGGCTGAAGAAAGACCAAGGATTGCTCTTACTACCAGTTtcagtaaattattttctgcTCTTGGACTCAGTCCACGCGCTGTTTCAACGTCGTTTGGTTGTCGAGTCAACACTGCTATTTGTCTACag ggTGCATCGAGTCCAGAACCATCGACGGTTTATGTAGATCTCCGAGCACTTCGTAACGATCGAGTTTCTCTAGTAGAACGTGGAAGTCCTCATTCTCTTTGTTTAATGGAATCTGGAAAACTTTTACCGGGCGTCAAAGTAATAATTGCAAATCCTGAAACAAAAGGTCAATGTGGTGATTCACATTTAGGAGAAATCTGGGTACAATCATCTCATAATGCCAGCGGTTACTTTACTATTTATGGCGATGAAAGTGATTACGCCGATCATTTTAATGCTCGTTTAGTCACTGGGAATACTGGTGAAGTGTACGCAAGAACTGGCTATCTTGGTTTCTTAAGGCGTACTGAATGTGTTCAACAATCAGCTGTTGGTGATATACCTGGTGATAATATAAGTGCTGATGTTGACATTGTCCCAGGTGACGCTGAACTACATGACGCTGTTTTTGTTGTTGGTGCTCTTGACGAAGCAATTTTATTACGAGGCATGCGTTATCATCCTATTGACATTGAGAACAGTGTAATGCggtgtcataaaaaaattgcagaatg TGCTGTGTTTACGTGGACTAATTTACTTGTCGTCGTTGTTGAACTAAATGGAAGTGAGAGCGAAGCTTTGGATCTCGTTGCTCTTGTAACTAGTGCCGTTTTGGAAGAACATCATTTGGTTGTTGGTGTTGTCGTAGTCGTTGATCCCGGCGTGGTGCCAATCAATTCACGGGGTGAAAAACAGAGGATGCATTTACGTGATGGATTTTTAGCAGATCAACTAGATCCCATTTATGTAGCATATAACATGTGA